Genomic window (Rhodopirellula bahusiensis):
AATGCCCGCCGGAATGGAGTCCACTTTGAGAATCGCAAGATCGCGTCCTTCATCAATCGCGACACACCCCTGCACCTGGGTCGTGGTTCCGTCACGAAAGCGAACTTCGGCTCGCATCGCCTGTTCGACCACATGATGATTGGTGGCAATCCAATTCGGTCCGATCACAAAACCGCTGCCGAAACCGGAAGCTCCCATGATGTCGTTCGTCGAGATCATGACGACCGAATCCGCGATCGCGTCCAAGTCACCAGCAGCCGCGTTCCCATCACGCACCGAAGCCTTGGATTGGTTCCTGTCACCGAAACGAACGGTCCCAGAATCACCGCGTGAACGGGAGGCATTGCGACTCCTCGCGACGAATCTTTGGTCAGCGGGACTGAGTTTGCTCAGCGGCACATCGATGACGGAACCGTCATTTTTTCTCAAACGGACGACGCCGTTCTCCAATTGAATGAACTCGGCCTGCGTGCTGAACTTGCCGCTGCGATCAGACCAAAGACGAGGCTCATCGGCGATGCACACGGCACCAGTGAGCCACGAGCCGATCAGAACGGCCCACCAACCAAATTTCCATCCGCCTTGCATAATCTCCTCGCCGCTGCCGAACCGCACATTTTGAAACCACTCTCTAGGATGCGGTGCCTCTGCCTGGAGTTCCAGTCTTCAGGGGCCAGAAGGTCGCATTTTGGGGCAATTCAAAATCGACAAGCCACAAAAGCCAACTCAGCGGATGCTTCAGCGCTGGCGAGCGTGGACGAACGGTGCTTGCCAACTGGGTGCGAGTGACGCGTCATCGATGTTCACGCCTGCTTCCGGGCGACCGTCATGATTGACCAATGGATGGTCCATCAATTGGTTCAAGGACTCTCCCGGGATGAAGCGAACGCGGCCGTCTTCGTAGAGGACATTGATGCCGCGGCCACCGTGACTGATCAGTCCATCCTGCGACGGCGAAGCGGCACGAGCCCAGCCTTCCTCGTCGACGACACGGTCCACGACTTTCATCACAGCAGCGTCACTCATCACAGCAAACGATGAACGCCCTTGAAACCGCGGGGACGCAAACTCTTCGCCATCACGAACACCGAGCGTGTAAGCGTAGTGACCACCGGCGGTTTGTTGCAGCCATTGCAACCGAGCAATCGCTCGTTGCCCTGCCGCTTGTTCTTCCGCCGTTGTCGCACCTGCCACCGCGAAATGATTCAGATCCCGAGCGGCCTCGTCGAGCATCCGAAGTGTCACCATGGTGGGCACTTCTTCCGTCCCATCTTCAGGTTCGAAATCGCCATCGACCATTTGCAAACCGCCCGCATTCAAAAAATCAGACGAGCGAATCGAGGGGCAAAGTGTCGAACGTGAATTCGTCATCAAACCAGCCGCATGCAAACGCGGCGCGTAGACGCCGGCGAAGGCTTGATAGCCGGTGGACTCGACCGATGGCAGACGCGCTTCGGCGTTGCGAGTGACATACTGAGTCATCGCCATGCCAAGTTGTCTCAGGTTATCCTGACAAGCCTGCTTGCGAGCCATGAAGCGACCTTCCACCATCGACGGCAGTGCGATCGCCAGCATGATGCAGGCGGCTGTGAACGAGCCGACCCAATCTCGCCAAGTCCACGCGAGTGAATCAGAACCTTCCATAACCGGAGACAATTTCGGTGTCACCGGCGCGGACACTTTGGATTCGGCGGGTGTCGTCGGTTGATCGGGTTCGGCGCCGGGCATCGGCGGAAGCGGCGGCAGAGCGTCGAGCGTTCGAGCAACCAGGTCAGTGGGCGGCGGTTCGACGATCTCACAATCGTCGTGAAGCGGCCCAAGTTTGCGTTCCAAATCGGCCAGCATTTCTCTGGCCTCAGGGCTTTCCCGCAAAAGCTTTTCCACCCGCTGCATTTCGTCCGCTTCGAGCGCGCCTAGCAGATATCCAAGAAGATCTTCTTGCATCACAAAGGACGTTGCGTAAGCGGAAAAGAAACGCGAAAAACGGAGGGCCAACCCTGCAGTTCGGGCCCGACCCTAAAGATTACGGCCCGGGCAGCATGAGTGTTCGAGCGGGTCGGTTGAGGACCGAACCTCCGGTCGTACTGCGAACGAAGATTCCGATGTTTCGCAGCCAAGCCTGGCCCACTCAATCAGACGAAAGGATCGCTCGCGTGGTTCGTCCGATCGCCGCGGTCAGCGCAGAAAAAAAGCGACACCGAAGTGTCGCTTGCGTTCAAATCACGGCTGAAAAGCCGCGAACAATGGTTTCCAGAGATCAGACGCCAGGTTGTTCTTCGACCTCTCGCTCGCCGTCGTGGCTGTCGTCCCACAAACCGCTCAAACGATTGACTGCGGCGTGCAAACGGCTTTTGACGGTCCCGACCGGAATTCCCAGGATTTCCGCTGCCTCACGGTATTTCAGGCCCTGGTAGTAAACCAATTCCACGACCTGCTGCATCGGTTCACCGAGTGATTCGACGGCGTGATGCACCCAGCGACCGTTTTCTTCTTTCGAAGCCGCCGCCAATGGGTCGGTAATGGCTCCTTCCAGCTTTTCTGACCAACTGCCGCCACGATCGTCTTCTTGGCCGCTTGCGGGGCGATCCAAGCTGACCATTCGGTGACGCTTGTTACGACGTTGAACGTCGATCGCTTGGTTGGTCGCGATGGCGTACAGCCAAGGTCGAAAACGGCGGGTCAAATCAAACTGGTTGCACTTCAAGTGAACCTGCAAAAAGGTGCCTTGGAAGGCATCTTCAGCCATTTCGGCGTTACCGATGTAGCGACGCAGATACGCGTAAATCTCACGTTCATAGCGGCGCATCAGGGTTTCATAAATATCGCGACGGCCGCTGGTGCGATATTTCGCGACCAACTGCTCGTCGGTTTGTTCAGCGATGGGTTCGCTGGTGAAAACGTTTCCCGAATCCACCTTCGAATCAGCGACCGCTGCGGAAGTTGAAAAGTTCATGGAGGATCGATCAAAAAAGAGTATGAGTAGCACTCAGTCTACTTACAAATGCGTTTCGCCAAGCGAATAACCGCCAAAACGAATTCACATTCACGGGGACGAGCGTTGACAGGACAAGCCCACAAAGTGCCTTCAGACGCCCGTAAAGGCCATTAAGGGAAAACGCTACGACGTGCGTATTATCGCGGATTCGCCCCAAATGTCAAAGTCATCTTTGCGTTGAATTCACATCCTGCCTCGATGGCAGGCAGCGAATCCACGCTCAGGTAGGGGCAATTCGTGTTCCAGACCGCCTGGAATCGTTGCACCGGTCACTCGGGTTGGTCCGATTGTTCCGGAATTACCGAATGTTTGCTGGAAGTTGTGCCGATAACTCCGCCTGGAACGGTTTCTTCGTTCGAGATTGAACTCCTTTTCCGCGGTGTTGCCCCCAATTTGGCGGCAGTCTTCCCCGGAAACGCTTTCAACCTCGGTCCACGGCGGAACGGTCCACAACGGCGGGGTCGTTGGATGCAAAATCCTTTGGAGCATTCAGCAACTCAACAGCCACAGGACATTTTTATGGCTGGGCGTCCTCGCGTGAGCGGGACCCCCGGGGGGATTTTGGGGTCTTTGTGACCGCGGAGACGATTGCAATGCGACGAATTGCCAGGCAAAGAAACGAGCAACCCATGATGGCCCAGACCCCCGATCCCCAAATCAAACCCGGACCCAACCAAAGAACCGGACTGCGTGTGACCCTTGAGGACAATGGGATGACGGAATCATTCAGCGAAAGCGTGACGGTTAAATTACGAAAGCTTCGCGACTTGGTCTGTGGAGGCTTGATCGCCGCCGCAGTTGCCACGCCAGTCGCGGCGGCTCCACCCACTGCGGGTGATGAAATGGACTACGCGGCGAGCGGCTTCATGCTGCCTCCCGGTGTTCAACCAGCAGGAATGGTCGACGGCATGCCCGCCATGTCGATGCCACCGGGCTCGATGCCAGGTGCTCAGTCGATCGCCACCACCTTGCCATCGGCTCCGCTGATGATGCCCGGTGGATTTGGTTCGGCTGGCTACGCTCCTGCGGGATACCCACAACCTGGTTACGCACCCAATGGTGTGATGCCAGTCGGTTATCAAGGCGGTGGCTTCCTCGGCGGCGGGTACGCTGCCGGATGCGACACGATGAATTGCGGCTGTGGTGACTCCGGTTGCACCAGCGGCGAATGCGGTAGCAACTTCCAAGGTCTATTGCCCGCTGTGATGGGCGATTGCTGTGGATCATGCGGCGGTGGCGGATGCGGTGCCTGCGGTGGAATGGGCTCTTGCCTGACCAACGGCTCCCTCGGCCAAGGCGGCTTGCTCGGTAGCCTCAACGAGTGCGGCCCAGGCAGCACCGACTTTGGCATTCTGGCAGCCCACATCGGCGGCGGATTGGCAGCACTTTCCGAAGCCATGCGACCTTACTCCGAAGCCGGCAAATCAGCCCAACGCTGGTACGACGTTTCGGTGGAAGGATTGTTTCTGACTCAGGAACTGGACGGGTTCGCCGACGGTCGCGTCTTGACCAACGACGGAACCACCGGCACGCCGAATGTTGCCGACAATCCAGTTCTGACGCAGGACGACCTAGGTGACGATGATCTGGAAGCAGGTGCTCGCATCTCGTTCGCACTGATCTTCGGTGCGGGCTCGAATGTCGAGTTCACCTACATGGGCGGCCAAGAATGGGAAGGCTCCGCCAGTGCCACCAGCGCGACGAGCAGCCTGACCTCGATCTACTCCGGATACGGAACGACTCCTGGAGGCGGCTACGCCAACCTGGCGGACTTCCAACAGATCAGTTCACGATCGGAATTTGATAGCTACGAAATCAACTACCGTCGTCGGACAGTCGGCCCCTACGGTCGCTTCCAAGGGTCTTGGTTGCTCGGTCTGCGGCACGTCGTCTTTGACAACGCATTCGCATTCAACGGCTCGGGGACTCCCGCCAGCACGATCGCCGATTTCCAGCAAAGCTTCGACATCGACAACCGATTCTTTGGTCCTCAAGCTGGCGTCGACCTGTGGTGGAACGCCCATCCAGGAATTCAGCTGGGTGCGGAAGTCAAAGGTGCTTGGGTTCAAAACGACTTTGACCAAACGGCTCGGATCGGCACGACACCAGGCGGACTCGAAACGCGCGAATCAAATGGACAGGACGGTACCTTCATCTTGGACTTCCAAGCGACTGGTATCTACCGATTCTCGCACTCACTGTCTCTGCGTGGTTCGTACCACTTGCTGACAATTGAAGACGTGATGGCAGCTCCACTAGACAATAGTTTCATCGACGATTTCCAGAATAACGGTGCGGGTGTGTCGGCCCCAACCGCGTCGGAAACCTCGCTGACCCTGAACGGTTTCGCGGCTGGTCTAGAATACATGTGGTGATTCGATCGGCGGACTACCGCCAACCAATCACTCTCTGAAAATCTCGCACAGGGGATCGGCCATCGGGTCGGTCCCCTGTTTGCGTTGCCCAGTTCCCCTGGGAACGCTAATCTTGCGTCATGGATGCCATCACAAAAGACTTGACCGACGCACAAGCCGAAGCGGTCCAGCACATCGACGGACCTCTGCTGATCATCGCCGGACCCGGCAGCGGTAAAACTCGCGTCGTCACCCACCGCATTGCGTACATGCTGCAAAGCGGGATCCGCCCGTGGCAAATCGCGGCGTTGACCTTTACCAACAAAGCCGCGGACGAAATGCGGTCGCGAGTCAATCTGCTCGCCCCCAACCAACCAGTCTGGATGGGCACGTTCCACCGGTTCTGCGCACAACAGCTTCGGCGTTACGCACCGATGGTCGGCTTGGCCGAGAACTACTCGATCTACGATTCGTCCGACTCAAAATCCGCGATGAAGCGTGCGGTCGCGGCCGCTGGTGTATCGACCAGCCACACCTCGCCCGAGCAAATCGCATCGGCGATCTCCAATGCCAAGAACCGGCTGATCACTCCCGAGATCATGGCTCAACAAACCGGCCGCGCTGGCGACACCGTCGCAGCGAAGGTCTACCCGGTTTATCAACAACAATTGCTGACCGCCAACGCGGTCGACTTCGATGATTTGCTCTTCCACTTCGCTCGGTTGCTGCGGGAAAACCCCGAGGTGCGATCGAACTTGGACGAGAAGCTCAAGTACATCATGGTCGACGAGTACCAAGACACAAACTTGGCTCAGTACGCGATCGTGCGAGCACTCTCGGTTGATCATCCCAACCTCGCCGTGACGGGCGACCCCGATCAATCGGTCTATGGCTGGCGTGGCGCCGACCTGAACAACATTCTGGATTTTGAAAAGGATTACCCGAGCGTCAAAACGGTTCGCTTGGAACAAAACTATCGCAGCTCACCCGAGATCCTTCGTGTCGCCGATCAACTGATTCGGCACAACCGCCGTCGCAAGCAGAAGAACCTGTTCACCGACAACCCAACCGGCGAAGCGGTCACGCTGCGACAGTACGAGGACGGTTACAAAGAAGCCGACGGCATCGCCGATGAGATCGCCAACCAAATGATCGCGGGCAATGCCGAACCGCGAGATTTCGCGATCATGTGCCGGATGAACGCGCTGACGCGATCGATCGAACACGCCCTGCGAAATCGTGGCATCCCGTATCAGATCGTCAACGGACTGGAGTTCTATCAACGCAAAGAGATCAAGGATCTGCTGGCGTATTTGCACCTGATCAACAATCCCCGTCACGACGTCGCGTTGCAACGAGTGATCAACACGCCGACGCGAGGAATCGGTGCCAAGACGCTGGAACGGCTCCAGCGTTTTGCCGACGACCACCGCATTCCAATGTTGGACGCCGCTCGCCGTGTCGACGAAATTGATTCGCTATCGAAGCGAGCAAAAACGCTGGTGACATCGTTCATCCGTCTCTATGACCGACTGTCCATCAAAGCGACCGCGACGCTGGAAGATCTACTGCGGTACCTGATCGAAGAGATCAAGTTTGTTGCTTACCTCGAACGCACGACGCCTGAACAACAAGACAACAACCCGATCGCCAACGTCGATGAATTCATCTCGGCGGCTGTCGAGTTTGATCAGATGCACCCGGAAGACGGTTCACTCGAAGCGTTCTTGGAACAGGTCGCATTGGTGTCGGACACCGACGCATTTGAAGACTCCAACAACCGTGTGACCTTGATGACTTTGCACGCGGCGAAAGGGTTGGAATTCCCTCGCGTATTCATCATCGCAGTCGAAGACAACCTGCTGCCGCACCGCCGCAGCAAAGAAGACGAGACTCAGCTCGAAGAGGAACGTCGCCTCCTATTCGTGGGCGTCACTCGAGCCGAGAAATGGCTGCAGATCAGCTACGCGAAACTGCGAAGCTTTCGTGGCGAAAACCAACCGGCGATCCCCAGCATGTTCCTGGGCGAGTTGCCTCGTGATGAAATGCAAGTCGTCGAAGTCAAAGGAAGTCGCAACTTCTTTGACGATGCCTATGACGACGAATACCCGGACTCGTGGGATCTGGTCCAAGAGCCCGCTGCGGTCACCGACACCGGCCCTGCTGGTCAAACTGACGTGGCCGATGGACCACGCATCCTACCGATGACGGACCAATCCGCGATTCCGGATTTGTATCACGACGACGTGCCGCCACCGAAGAAAAAGAAGCCCAAGGTTTCCATTCAAACCGAACTCAAGACGGCCAGTGATCTGCTGCAATCCGGCGTCACGCCGCTGGGTGCTTACCGCGAAGGCAGCACGGTCCGCCACAACGAATATGGCGAAGGGACGATCATCGCCCTCACCGGAAAAGGGCCCAAACGGACTGCGAAAATTCAATTCGAAGAGACCGAAGAAACCTTTCGCCTTGCGTTCGCAAAAATTGAATTGGTGGAGCGCTGACTCCCCACTCTAATCAGCGATTCGCGAGGATTTTGGGCGGCGCGCACTCGTCGGAATTGGCGGAGCATCTTCGGCAGCAGACATTCCCAAACTGTTGCCAATCTTCTCTTCCTTTCCAGTTCAACGTTGCGAACCCATGCGTCTCAGCCTGTTCTTTTGCGCCGCCTTCTTGCCCGCGATGGTCATGTCCACTCAAACTCACGCTGACGAATCCTCGGACACAAGCCTGTCCTCACAACTGAAGCAAACTGCCGAAAACGCGACCAAACGCTACCCGGCAGAAGTCCTGAAGACGTTCCAAGGTGGAGTCGACCAAGTCCGTGCCAGCGGCATTGAAAAGTCCGCCAAGCAAGTCGGCGATTCAGCCGCCGGTGCGACCTTGAAAGGCTGGGACGAAAACGAAGTCACGCTCAGCGAAGTGTGGTCCGAAAGCCCGGTCATCTTGATGTGGTACCGCGGCGGATGGTGCCCGTACTGCAACCTGCAATTGCGAGCGATGCAAAAACAACTCTCCGCGATTGAAGGTGCCGGTGCAAAGCTGATTGTCCTGACGCCTGAACTCCCTGACAAGGCGAAGGAAACGGCGGAAACAAACGACCTCGATATGCTGGTCTTGCACGACCGCAACAACGAGCTCGCGAAGAAATTCGGCATCGTGTTCGACTTGCCCGAATCCATTGTCCCGATCTATCGAGACAAACTGCAACTCGCCAAGTTCAACGGCAACGACGCGATGGAACTGCCTCTTGCTGCGACCTACGTGATCAACACAGACGGGAAGATCACCTACGCGTTCTTGGATGCGGACTACAAGAAACGGGCCGAGCCAACCGACGTTGTCGCTGCGGTCAAGAAACTTCAGTAGCTGATGTCAAACGACCCAACGAAAAAACGCACCTGCGAGTCGCTCGCAGGTGCGTTTTCGATTTGGTTCTTGAGCAGGCTTCAGCTCACACGGTCAAATCAGTCAACTGTTTGACTTCTTCGGCGGTGAATGGGGTGGCCAGTCGAGCGCCCATTTGAGCGACCACACGAGCGGCGGCGTGCGAAGCCAAGTGGCCTGACTGACGCCAATCCAAACCGTTGGTGATGCCGTACA
Coding sequences:
- a CDS encoding peroxiredoxin-like family protein, which codes for MSTQTHADESSDTSLSSQLKQTAENATKRYPAEVLKTFQGGVDQVRASGIEKSAKQVGDSAAGATLKGWDENEVTLSEVWSESPVILMWYRGGWCPYCNLQLRAMQKQLSAIEGAGAKLIVLTPELPDKAKETAETNDLDMLVLHDRNNELAKKFGIVFDLPESIVPIYRDKLQLAKFNGNDAMELPLAATYVINTDGKITYAFLDADYKKRAEPTDVVAAVKKLQ
- a CDS encoding ATP-dependent helicase; translated protein: MDAITKDLTDAQAEAVQHIDGPLLIIAGPGSGKTRVVTHRIAYMLQSGIRPWQIAALTFTNKAADEMRSRVNLLAPNQPVWMGTFHRFCAQQLRRYAPMVGLAENYSIYDSSDSKSAMKRAVAAAGVSTSHTSPEQIASAISNAKNRLITPEIMAQQTGRAGDTVAAKVYPVYQQQLLTANAVDFDDLLFHFARLLRENPEVRSNLDEKLKYIMVDEYQDTNLAQYAIVRALSVDHPNLAVTGDPDQSVYGWRGADLNNILDFEKDYPSVKTVRLEQNYRSSPEILRVADQLIRHNRRRKQKNLFTDNPTGEAVTLRQYEDGYKEADGIADEIANQMIAGNAEPRDFAIMCRMNALTRSIEHALRNRGIPYQIVNGLEFYQRKEIKDLLAYLHLINNPRHDVALQRVINTPTRGIGAKTLERLQRFADDHRIPMLDAARRVDEIDSLSKRAKTLVTSFIRLYDRLSIKATATLEDLLRYLIEEIKFVAYLERTTPEQQDNNPIANVDEFISAAVEFDQMHPEDGSLEAFLEQVALVSDTDAFEDSNNRVTLMTLHAAKGLEFPRVFIIAVEDNLLPHRRSKEDETQLEEERRLLFVGVTRAEKWLQISYAKLRSFRGENQPAIPSMFLGELPRDEMQVVEVKGSRNFFDDAYDDEYPDSWDLVQEPAAVTDTGPAGQTDVADGPRILPMTDQSAIPDLYHDDVPPPKKKKPKVSIQTELKTASDLLQSGVTPLGAYREGSTVRHNEYGEGTIIALTGKGPKRTAKIQFEETEETFRLAFAKIELVER
- a CDS encoding BBP7 family outer membrane beta-barrel protein codes for the protein MMAQTPDPQIKPGPNQRTGLRVTLEDNGMTESFSESVTVKLRKLRDLVCGGLIAAAVATPVAAAPPTAGDEMDYAASGFMLPPGVQPAGMVDGMPAMSMPPGSMPGAQSIATTLPSAPLMMPGGFGSAGYAPAGYPQPGYAPNGVMPVGYQGGGFLGGGYAAGCDTMNCGCGDSGCTSGECGSNFQGLLPAVMGDCCGSCGGGGCGACGGMGSCLTNGSLGQGGLLGSLNECGPGSTDFGILAAHIGGGLAALSEAMRPYSEAGKSAQRWYDVSVEGLFLTQELDGFADGRVLTNDGTTGTPNVADNPVLTQDDLGDDDLEAGARISFALIFGAGSNVEFTYMGGQEWEGSASATSATSSLTSIYSGYGTTPGGGYANLADFQQISSRSEFDSYEINYRRRTVGPYGRFQGSWLLGLRHVVFDNAFAFNGSGTPASTIADFQQSFDIDNRFFGPQAGVDLWWNAHPGIQLGAEVKGAWVQNDFDQTARIGTTPGGLETRESNGQDGTFILDFQATGIYRFSHSLSLRGSYHLLTIEDVMAAPLDNSFIDDFQNNGAGVSAPTASETSLTLNGFAAGLEYMW
- a CDS encoding RNA polymerase sigma factor, translated to MNFSTSAAVADSKVDSGNVFTSEPIAEQTDEQLVAKYRTSGRRDIYETLMRRYEREIYAYLRRYIGNAEMAEDAFQGTFLQVHLKCNQFDLTRRFRPWLYAIATNQAIDVQRRNKRHRMVSLDRPASGQEDDRGGSWSEKLEGAITDPLAAASKEENGRWVHHAVESLGEPMQQVVELVYYQGLKYREAAEILGIPVGTVKSRLHAAVNRLSGLWDDSHDGEREVEEQPGV